A window of Drosophila subobscura isolate 14011-0131.10 chromosome E, UCBerk_Dsub_1.0, whole genome shotgun sequence contains these coding sequences:
- the LOC117892756 gene encoding myb-like protein AA, whose protein sequence is MLLQFTLPNVRTIFILMVMLALGIKTGAKKTDEYVLTLKTDNDRALHINAHGKVTAEDISVAQSFTMDSVGDALSVDFKITIYARDVDYYLCFHQGRLVGKRNATNDCHFRESMDHGYYQFTHAYNPVLHVGIKRNFRPIGPRDMERPKRMRNACFLFYRSEAEHFHSNMALLGTRKHKLAKATKATSTTPSTTSSSTAPSPTTTTTTLPPTTTTTTTATMLSPVSVSGTKRVRGKPRRPAAAAAAAPSSAAATSITSDSSSINHNNTPHNSNSNSNSNSNNNSLKSYNQANSNNNNSNNNSKKVNHLDDRLQEQKIIKRNWERRQHRQRQHQQHRLRQRHHSGAAGAMQQPQPKNLEVRHHHNNATLMERRRRRRLERRRHKQQQQQWEQEQREGSSPERDTEHLPKASSSASSSSSSSATATALTATAASLAPSALNLVAMLAASRRKRDRRKRSAAAAAAGTATVAGAGGASASGADMQLMEMASQRQQQRQMEQQQLDEVLEREREQQQQNEYSTIPYVNRNLTLSPEQTLQPPQHLNVSRSLNVVELSPKLNSNSDNVNNAIPALPKNYNYLYSNEHYNMNTKSSTTDSSSLETSTKFDSPNSHSHSHSHSHSHSHSQSAFNQNIDNNLKESNDRIDSVADAVETATVTEREAETETEAETEVEVEADVVENRNHIDANNIVDEDEHEHEKNILKKLFRSLELPQPQQQQQLEQPEQPEQQPQQQPNIDNYNANINVVNDNQYRNDNDNDNGLLINNNHNSNYNEQFANDDETIRIQNNKYETHIVQYKSVVFGTFLQPT, encoded by the exons GTTACTACAGTTCACGCTGCCCAATGTCAGGACTATTTTTATACTGATG GTAATGCTTGCTCTTGGGATCAAAACAGGCGCAAAGAAAACAGACGAATATGTTTTAACATTGAAGACAGACAACGATCGTGCGCTGCACATCAACGCGCACGGCAAAGTGACCGCAGAGGATATATCAGTGGCAC AATCCTTCACAATGGACAGTGTGGGCGATGCACTGAGTGTGGACTTCAAAATAACCATCTATGCCAGGGATGTCGACTACTATCTGTGCTTCCATCAAGGCAGATTGGTTGGAAAG AGAAACGCCACAAACGATTGCCACTTCAGGGAGTCTATGGATCATGGCTATTATCAGTTTACACACGCCTACAATCCGGTGCTGCATGTGGGCATCAAGCGCAACTTTAGGCCCATCGGGCCGCGGGACATGGAGCGGCCGAAGCGTATGCGCAATGCCTGTTTCCTCTTCTATCGCTCCGAGGCAGAGCACTTCCACAGCAACATGGCGCTGTTGGGCACGCGGAAACACAAGTTGGCCAAAGCCACGAAAGCGACCAGCACCACGCCCAgtactaccagcagcagcaccgccccTAGCCCTActacaaccacaaccaccctccccccaacaacaacaacaacaacaacagcaacaatgttgAGCCCAGTGTCAGTATCGGGCACGAAACGCGTGCGTGGCAAGCCGCGTcgccccgcagcagcagcagcagcagcaccatcttcagcagcagcaacaagtatTACTAGCGATAGTTCTTCAATaaaccacaacaacacaccccacaatagcaacagcaacagcaacagcaacagcaacaacaatagcctTAAGTCCTACAACCAAgccaatagcaacaacaacaatagcaacaacaacagcaagaaagTCAACCATTTGGATGACAGATTGCAGGAGCAAAAAATCATCAAACGAAACTGGGAACGGCGACAGCACCGCCAgcgtcagcatcagcagcatcgaCTGCGCCAGCGGCATCACAGCGGCGCCGCCGGTGCCatgcaacagccgcagccgaaGAACCTGGAGGTGCGTCACCATCACAACAACGCCACCCTCATGGAGCGGCGCAGACGCCGGCGGCTGGAGCGACGccgccacaagcagcagcagcagcagtgggagcaggagcagcgtgAGGGGTCGTCGCCGGAACGCGATACCGAGCACCTGCCCAAGGCATCCTCGTCcgcctcctcatcctcctcgtcgtcggcCACCGCAACGGCGCTGACGGCCACGGCCGCCTCGCTGGCCCCCTCCGCCCTCAATCTGGTGGCCATGTTGGCTGCCAGTCGCCGCAAGCGGGACAGGCGGAAAAGgtctgctgccgccgcagcagcgggAACAGCGACAGTCGCTGGTGCGGGCGGGGCGTCCGCAAGTGGGGCGGACATGCAGCTGATGGAGATGGCCtcgcagcgacagcagcagcggcagatggagcagcagcagctggatgaggtgctggagcgggagcgggagcagcagcaacaaaatgaatacTCAACCATACCCTATGTTAATAGAAACCTAACCCTAAGCCCAGAGCAAACCCTGCAGCCACCACAACACCTAAACGTAAGCCGTAGCCTAAATGTAGTAGAACTTAGCCCTAAGCTAAATAGTAATAGCGATAATGTTAATAATGCAATACCTGCCTTGCcaaaaaactacaactacTTGTACAGTAACGAGCATTATAATATGAATACTAAAAGTAGCACGACTGATTCTAGTAGTTTAGAGACTAGCACTAAGTTCGATAGTCCaaatagccatagccatagccatagccatagccatagccatagccatagccagagcGCGTTCAATCAGAATATTGACAATAATCTTAAGGAATCCAACGATCGAATTGACAGTGTGGCAGATGCAGTTGAAACTGCAACTGTAACggaaagagaagcagaaacagaaacagaagcagaaacagaagtagaagtagaagcagATGTGGTGGAGAATCGCAATCATATTGATGCTAATAATATAGTCGACGAGGACGAGCATGAGCACGAAAAAAATATTCTAAAGAAGCTTTTTCGTAGCCTagagctgccacagccgcagcagcagcagcagttggagcagccggagcagccggagcagcagcctcagcaacAACCTAATATTGATAACtataatgcaaatattaacGTTGTTAACGATAATCAATATCGCAATGATAATGATAACGACAATGGGCTGCTGATCAACAATAACCATAATAGTAATTATAACGAGCAATTTGCGAATGACGATGAAACGATACgaattcaaaataataaatatgaaacACATATAGTACAATACAAATCTGTG